A window of the Schlesneria paludicola DSM 18645 genome harbors these coding sequences:
- a CDS encoding vWA domain-containing protein: MAKASRPGGEMASRPLHFFWILDCSGSMGGARIQELNFAIRECIPAMQEEARQNPECNMLIRVITFSSGARWHTGTPTPIADFKWTDVTADGVTDMGRAMELLADVLTVEAMGDRALPPVLVMLTDGQPTDNFSGGLKKLMDQRWAQKAVRVGIAIGGDGDTNVLEKFINHPEFKPLRADNAPTLAKYIKWASTAVVKSASAPVSEVFGSSKSMSGNVSIPTPPIPVPSAQVDPGDVW; this comes from the coding sequence ATGGCAAAAGCGTCACGTCCAGGTGGAGAAATGGCCAGTCGGCCGCTGCATTTCTTTTGGATCCTCGACTGTTCTGGCTCGATGGGTGGAGCGAGGATTCAAGAACTAAACTTTGCCATCCGCGAATGTATTCCGGCGATGCAGGAAGAGGCACGCCAGAATCCCGAATGCAATATGCTTATTCGAGTCATAACCTTCTCGTCTGGAGCAAGATGGCACACAGGTACTCCGACGCCTATCGCAGATTTCAAATGGACCGACGTCACTGCCGACGGAGTTACCGATATGGGGCGAGCCATGGAATTGCTCGCAGATGTTCTAACGGTCGAAGCGATGGGCGATCGTGCGCTGCCGCCAGTATTGGTGATGCTGACTGACGGCCAGCCTACGGACAACTTCTCTGGCGGCCTAAAGAAGCTCATGGACCAAAGATGGGCTCAGAAAGCCGTTCGAGTAGGGATTGCGATTGGTGGCGACGGCGACACCAATGTTCTTGAGAAATTCATCAATCACCCTGAATTTAAGCCACTTCGAGCAGACAATGCGCCGACGCTCGCCAAGTACATCAAGTGGGCTTCGACCGCTGTCGTGAAAAGTGCGTCCGCACCAGTGAGCGAGGTTTTTGGATCGTCGAAGTCGATGTCGGGAAATGTCTCGATCCCTACACCTCCAATTCCCGTGCCATCCGCTCAGGTCGATCCTGGGGATGTGTGGTGA
- a CDS encoding PP2C family serine/threonine-protein phosphatase translates to MTEQKTTHVWRSCARSVRGASHVRSGKPNQDSFQVKSSNSSSSSTIAIAVADGHGSHKCFRSDVGSELAALIAVEQLVETSQEAKSETGSTDQVLRFKFEIELPQRLVRLWQQAVDEHLRKNPFSELDLASLTGKDRTAVEADHYTAYGSTIVAALLHSSHALSEASYEVYLQLGDGDILVVRDVHESGNPHRPLPPDENSFANETASLSRQQKPGSLKRPQSASGPAPDFRVRVMNRRSNSPPSLILLTTDGYVNAFSTTAGFEKAAVDILEICNNEGWSTIEEQLASWLEEASATGSGDDVTVGIAIPFLETTTPNICTN, encoded by the coding sequence GTGACCGAGCAAAAAACAACTCATGTGTGGCGAAGCTGCGCACGCTCAGTGCGCGGGGCATCGCACGTCCGTTCAGGCAAACCAAATCAAGATTCATTTCAGGTCAAGTCATCAAATTCGTCTAGTTCGTCAACGATTGCCATCGCTGTTGCAGATGGCCATGGTAGTCACAAATGTTTCCGCAGTGATGTCGGGTCGGAACTAGCCGCATTGATCGCTGTAGAGCAGTTAGTTGAAACAAGTCAAGAAGCGAAGTCAGAAACTGGTTCGACTGATCAAGTTCTGAGATTCAAATTTGAAATTGAACTCCCTCAGCGGCTTGTGCGCCTCTGGCAGCAAGCAGTCGACGAACATCTGCGAAAGAATCCATTTTCTGAATTGGATTTGGCGAGCCTCACAGGCAAGGATCGAACCGCTGTCGAAGCAGATCATTACACTGCTTATGGCTCTACGATCGTAGCGGCGCTTTTGCACTCAAGCCACGCTCTATCGGAAGCGAGCTACGAAGTCTATCTTCAGCTCGGTGATGGTGACATTCTGGTCGTGCGAGACGTGCATGAATCAGGCAATCCGCACCGTCCTTTACCACCTGACGAGAATTCATTTGCGAATGAAACGGCATCGTTATCACGCCAACAAAAGCCGGGCTCGCTGAAGCGGCCGCAGAGCGCTTCTGGCCCTGCGCCAGATTTCCGGGTGCGAGTCATGAATCGTCGGAGTAATTCCCCGCCATCTCTCATTCTGCTGACAACCGATGGTTACGTGAATGCTTTCTCGACTACTGCTGGTTTTGAGAAAGCAGCAGTTGACATTCTGGAGATATGCAACAATGAAGGTTGGTCGACCATCGAAGAACAACTGGCTTCGTGGCTTGAGGAAGCGTCAGCAACCGGGTCTGGAGACGACGTAACGGTTGGCATAGCTATCCCATTTCTAGAAACGACAACTCCCAACATTTGCACGAATTAA
- a CDS encoding protein kinase domain-containing protein gives MSDTLVENLELKSESGQPITVEGLLGSGGQGEVWQAMWKGAPHALKWYYPHTATPEQLAQLRKLAHKGAPDSRFLWPLDIIPNASNLAGFGYVMKLRAPQFRGVIDLMARRSEPTFRVLSTVGLQLAECYLHLHAKGQCYCDISFGNVFWNDQTGDVLICDNDNVIENGETAAVAGTIGFMAPEVTTGSTPPSIKTDKHSLAVLLFYIFMLHHPLRGMKEEEIKALDSLAKRRIYGEQPIFIFDPNDDTNRPHPLHHKVVQNFWPIYPQFLQSIFTTAFTDGLKDPDARVTENQWRAAMVRLRDSIVYCGCGAENFYDQDQLKQHGTSKPCWACGNSVTLPFRIRLGRSVVMLNSDTKLFPHHIDSSREYDFSTPVAEVSRHPRDHQRWGLKNLGLLKWTMCDTSSNVRDVQPGQSAELAQGVKINFGQTECEIRY, from the coding sequence ATGAGCGATACGCTGGTAGAGAATCTCGAATTGAAGTCTGAATCGGGGCAGCCCATTACTGTAGAAGGCCTCTTGGGAAGCGGCGGGCAAGGGGAAGTCTGGCAAGCGATGTGGAAGGGCGCACCCCACGCCCTTAAATGGTACTACCCTCATACGGCCACTCCGGAGCAACTGGCTCAGCTTCGGAAACTGGCACACAAAGGTGCACCAGATTCAAGGTTCCTGTGGCCGCTCGATATCATCCCCAATGCGAGTAACCTGGCAGGTTTTGGTTATGTCATGAAGCTTCGAGCCCCTCAGTTTAGGGGCGTGATCGATCTTATGGCGAGGAGGTCAGAGCCGACATTTCGAGTTCTCTCCACTGTGGGGCTTCAGCTTGCGGAATGCTACCTGCATTTGCACGCCAAAGGGCAATGCTATTGTGACATCAGCTTTGGTAACGTGTTCTGGAACGATCAAACCGGCGATGTGCTGATCTGTGACAATGACAATGTTATCGAGAATGGAGAAACAGCGGCAGTCGCGGGAACGATTGGATTTATGGCACCCGAAGTGACTACGGGATCCACGCCGCCATCGATCAAAACAGATAAGCATTCACTAGCGGTCTTGCTGTTCTACATCTTCATGCTTCACCATCCCCTCAGGGGAATGAAGGAAGAAGAAATCAAAGCTCTGGACTCGCTCGCAAAGAGGAGAATTTACGGCGAGCAGCCTATTTTTATTTTCGATCCAAACGACGATACGAATCGGCCACACCCACTTCACCACAAAGTCGTACAGAACTTCTGGCCGATCTATCCTCAGTTCCTACAGAGCATCTTCACGACTGCGTTCACCGATGGTCTCAAAGATCCTGATGCTCGGGTCACAGAGAATCAGTGGCGAGCTGCAATGGTTCGCTTACGCGATAGCATTGTCTATTGTGGATGTGGCGCCGAGAATTTCTACGATCAAGATCAGTTAAAGCAGCATGGTACGTCGAAACCATGCTGGGCGTGCGGAAACTCGGTCACGCTGCCATTCAGAATTCGCCTTGGACGATCAGTAGTGATGCTGAACAGCGATACCAAATTATTTCCGCATCACATCGATTCATCGCGAGAGTATGATTTCAGCACTCCGGTCGCGGAAGTGAGTCGACACCCGAGGGATCATCAACGATGGGGGCTCAAGAATCTCGGACTGTTGAAGTGGACTATGTGCGACACGTCCTCGAATGTGAGAGATGTGCAACCTGGCCAGAGTGCTGAACTTGCTCAAGGCGTCAAAATTAATTTTGGTCAAACTGAATGTGAAATTCGGTATTAG
- a CDS encoding TerY-C metal binding domain-containing protein — protein sequence MKDTDLRRRCETRLNVFILLGRCQKTDRCFGVRFEEGASDEWIADWAFALTEGVAGRERYGQKNVNGNFSFSLEYPGCPHCENMGTFACSCGKVSCLDARQQNVRCPWCRSKGTVDPESTVNQLGVGTDV from the coding sequence ATGAAGGATACTGATTTGAGACGACGTTGTGAGACGCGTCTCAACGTTTTCATCTTGCTAGGGCGTTGTCAAAAGACCGATCGTTGTTTTGGGGTTCGCTTTGAAGAGGGCGCGTCCGACGAATGGATAGCGGACTGGGCATTCGCATTGACAGAGGGGGTCGCTGGACGGGAGCGTTACGGTCAGAAGAATGTGAATGGAAACTTCTCATTCTCGCTGGAGTACCCTGGCTGTCCCCATTGCGAGAACATGGGAACGTTCGCATGTAGCTGTGGAAAAGTTTCATGCCTCGATGCTCGCCAGCAGAACGTTCGATGTCCGTGGTGCCGATCAAAGGGGACTGTCGACCCGGAATCGACAGTCAATCAATTAGGTGTCGGGACTGATGTCTGA
- a CDS encoding IS3 family transposase, which yields MRNICNVRTWAAGGMVSHLERHGQVVNRKKMQRLLREMGLKSLAPQPRTTVRAAGHKIYPYLLRGVDIVRPNQVWACDITFVPMRRGYLYLTAVMDWYSRYVLAWLLSNSMDTEFCIEALDEVLQHGRPEIFNTDQGSQFTSHEFTKRLEQESISISMDGKGRAIDNVMIERLWRTVKYENIYLKEYTTGADCHEGLKAYFQYYRHERPHQGLANRTPWQAYQIPRPRKPVKTI from the coding sequence ATGAGGAATATCTGCAACGTCCGCACCTGGGCAGCCGGGGGGATGGTGTCGCATCTGGAACGTCACGGCCAGGTGGTCAATCGCAAGAAAATGCAGCGATTACTGAGGGAAATGGGACTCAAGTCGCTGGCCCCGCAGCCTCGGACAACGGTCCGAGCGGCAGGTCACAAGATTTATCCTTACCTGCTTCGAGGAGTCGATATCGTTCGTCCCAATCAAGTGTGGGCTTGCGACATCACATTCGTTCCGATGCGGCGGGGATATTTGTATTTGACCGCCGTGATGGACTGGTACAGCCGGTACGTATTGGCTTGGCTACTCTCCAACAGCATGGACACAGAATTCTGCATCGAGGCGCTCGATGAAGTCCTCCAACATGGACGGCCAGAGATCTTCAACACCGATCAGGGATCACAATTCACGAGTCACGAATTCACCAAACGACTGGAACAGGAATCGATATCGATCAGCATGGACGGCAAGGGTCGGGCGATTGACAACGTGATGATCGAGCGTCTGTGGAGAACGGTCAAATATGAAAACATCTACCTCAAGGAATACACGACAGGAGCCGATTGTCATGAAGGGTTGAAAGCGTACTTCCAGTACTATCGCCACGAGCGACCTCACCAGGGACTGGCCAATCGCACTCCCTGGCAAGCTTATCAAATCCCTCGCCCCCGAAAGCCCGTGAAGACCATCTAA
- a CDS encoding transposase encodes MPRQRRIFEGAFKAKVALDAIRGLKTVSELASIHKVHPTQITLWKKQLLDGTISVFESPSAKKAAIDEPSSAELYEQIGRLKVELDWLKKTWPRTVAERRSWIEPGDRLLSVRRSANCWVCIVGMSITNLFR; translated from the coding sequence ATGCCTCGGCAGCGGCGGATATTCGAAGGTGCCTTTAAGGCGAAAGTGGCGTTGGATGCCATCCGAGGCCTGAAGACGGTGAGTGAACTGGCCTCAATTCACAAGGTTCATCCGACACAAATCACGCTGTGGAAGAAGCAACTCTTGGACGGCACGATCAGCGTGTTTGAATCGCCCTCGGCCAAGAAGGCGGCAATAGATGAACCGAGTTCAGCAGAGCTCTATGAGCAGATCGGTCGGCTCAAAGTCGAACTCGATTGGCTCAAAAAAACGTGGCCGAGAACGGTGGCTGAACGCCGGTCATGGATTGAGCCCGGTGATCGGTTGCTGAGTGTTCGAAGGAGTGCGAACTGCTGGGTCTGCATCGTTGGAATGTCTATTACGAACCTGTTCCGGTGA
- a CDS encoding SOS response-associated peptidase — protein LVMASGFYEWRKLDAKNKQPYYISLTNGAPMPMAGLWEVWKLPEGETVESCTIITHTANDMMEPLHDRMPVILTHALVDPWLDPAINDPAAIQPMLEHFPADEMQAWPVSKDVGNVRNQGAYLAEPLKEES, from the coding sequence CTCGTGATGGCCAGTGGGTTCTACGAGTGGCGGAAACTCGATGCTAAGAATAAACAGCCGTATTACATCAGCCTGACGAACGGCGCGCCAATGCCGATGGCGGGGTTGTGGGAGGTCTGGAAGTTGCCGGAAGGGGAAACCGTGGAGTCTTGCACAATCATCACCCACACGGCAAACGACATGATGGAGCCGCTTCATGACAGAATGCCGGTGATCCTCACTCATGCACTCGTCGACCCATGGCTAGACCCGGCGATCAATGATCCAGCAGCGATTCAGCCGATGCTCGAGCATTTCCCAGCTGACGAAATGCAGGCTTGGCCCGTCAGCAAGGATGTCGGAAATGTCCGTAATCAGGGAGCTTATCTGGCAGAACCATTGAAAGAGGAGAGCTAA
- a CDS encoding S1/P1 nuclease yields MRFIVAFIACIFAGQSCSAWSEGGHHLIAVLAFDELTSDVRSSVLDLLGHHPRFEQDFKIPEKVRDPDRWMIGRAAFWPDVARRTSFDRPKWHYDVFINATVGDFEDVPLSPRLPPDDATLATKELNIKQAIRLCRKVLKDKNQPPADRAIALCWICHLVGDANQPCHSGSLYSKRLFPTGDRGGNEIPTKQGRNLHALWDNLLGPKFDEGDVLRRAAEVRDSGEFLGAAEVAKSQRGKEPECWLMQAPTGYVYDKDVIRAIEQAEINGAKLEPIQLSKEYLSRAGTLAKELAARAAMALAAILREDFEDN; encoded by the coding sequence ATGCGGTTCATCGTAGCGTTCATCGCCTGCATTTTCGCGGGGCAATCCTGCTCTGCATGGTCCGAAGGTGGGCATCACCTCATTGCAGTCTTGGCGTTCGACGAATTGACGTCGGATGTGCGATCCAGCGTTCTGGATTTGCTGGGGCACCATCCACGATTCGAACAGGACTTCAAGATCCCAGAGAAAGTTAGAGATCCCGATCGATGGATGATCGGCCGTGCTGCTTTCTGGCCCGATGTCGCCCGACGAACGTCATTTGATCGCCCCAAGTGGCACTATGATGTTTTCATAAACGCAACTGTCGGTGATTTCGAGGATGTGCCACTATCTCCACGCCTCCCCCCTGATGATGCCACGCTTGCGACAAAGGAGTTGAACATCAAGCAGGCTATTCGGCTCTGTCGGAAAGTCCTCAAAGATAAGAATCAGCCACCTGCTGATCGCGCTATCGCACTTTGTTGGATCTGCCACTTGGTCGGTGATGCAAACCAGCCCTGCCATTCTGGCTCGTTGTACTCAAAGCGGTTGTTTCCTACAGGCGATCGCGGTGGAAACGAAATCCCTACGAAACAAGGGAGAAACCTTCACGCGCTTTGGGACAACTTGTTAGGGCCGAAATTCGATGAAGGGGACGTGCTGCGACGAGCAGCTGAAGTGCGCGATAGCGGGGAATTCTTGGGAGCCGCGGAAGTTGCAAAATCTCAACGTGGTAAAGAGCCTGAATGCTGGCTGATGCAGGCTCCTACAGGCTACGTCTATGACAAAGATGTCATCCGGGCAATTGAACAAGCTGAAATCAACGGCGCAAAGCTTGAGCCGATTCAACTTTCAAAGGAATACCTAAGTCGGGCTGGAACACTCGCAAAGGAACTGGCGGCCAGAGCGGCGATGGCACTCGCAGCGATTCTGCGTGAGGATTTTGAAGACAACTGA
- the lexA gene encoding transcriptional repressor LexA translates to MAKRSRGRPIVETLTPSQKRVLQALEEHIASNGMTPTFRELAEQLGQGAASISKAITRLERNGYVGRTAGKSRSLTVLRSASDSEPASLVPIPLLGSVPAGTPLFTPENQLGELLVESATIRSGKHFALKVSGTSMIDAGINSGDVVIVRQQPLAEHRDIVVALLNDEATVKRLHHRSGEIMLVPENKKLRPIEVGPEDDLRIVGKVVAVRGLAAVK, encoded by the coding sequence ATGGCAAAACGAAGCCGTGGCAGACCGATCGTCGAAACGTTGACTCCCTCGCAGAAACGAGTCTTGCAGGCCCTTGAAGAGCACATCGCCAGCAATGGCATGACGCCGACATTCCGAGAACTGGCGGAACAGCTCGGCCAAGGTGCTGCAAGTATTTCGAAGGCCATCACTAGACTCGAACGGAACGGCTATGTCGGACGAACGGCTGGCAAGTCACGGAGCCTGACAGTTCTCCGGTCGGCGTCCGATTCGGAGCCTGCGAGCCTCGTACCAATTCCACTGCTCGGAAGCGTTCCCGCAGGAACTCCGCTCTTCACTCCTGAGAATCAGCTCGGTGAACTTCTCGTCGAATCTGCCACCATTCGATCTGGCAAGCACTTCGCCCTCAAAGTCAGCGGGACCAGCATGATTGACGCGGGGATCAACTCGGGTGACGTCGTGATCGTGCGCCAGCAGCCTCTCGCTGAACACCGAGACATCGTGGTCGCGTTGCTCAACGACGAAGCCACAGTAAAGCGATTGCATCATCGTAGTGGTGAGATCATGCTGGTGCCGGAGAACAAGAAGCTGAGGCCGATCGAGGTCGGACCTGAAGACGATCTGAGGATTGTGGGAAAAGTAGTCGCGGTACGCGGTTTGGCTGCGGTGAAATAG
- a CDS encoding RNA polymerase sigma factor, giving the protein MTDLSNAEAQPQLQDRISNEEVRGLADLYAAELLAFLTGVLRDAAAAQDVSQITFHRLLEVGHTAQKNTIKGWLFQVAMREALAYRRRTKREMEHLGKYLDSKRQELAILPNAIDGDEVERVRDLLKKLSAEQQDVVRLRIYEGKSFATIAADLKVPLGTVLTRMRLALEKLRTWLGKD; this is encoded by the coding sequence GTGACCGATTTGTCCAACGCAGAGGCTCAGCCGCAGCTACAGGACCGGATTTCCAATGAGGAAGTTCGAGGCTTGGCCGACCTGTATGCCGCGGAACTTCTAGCATTTTTGACCGGAGTTCTACGAGACGCTGCGGCGGCTCAAGACGTCTCACAAATCACATTCCATCGACTGTTGGAAGTCGGACACACTGCACAGAAAAACACGATCAAGGGATGGTTGTTTCAGGTTGCCATGCGAGAAGCGCTGGCTTATCGGCGTCGAACGAAGCGTGAAATGGAACATCTGGGAAAGTACTTGGACTCAAAACGGCAAGAGCTTGCCATTCTGCCAAATGCCATTGATGGGGACGAAGTTGAGCGAGTTCGCGATTTGCTCAAAAAGCTGTCCGCGGAACAGCAAGACGTCGTAAGACTGAGGATTTACGAAGGCAAGTCTTTTGCGACGATCGCAGCCGACCTGAAGGTTCCCTTGGGCACGGTTTTAACTCGCATGCGACTCGCGTTGGAAAAGCTCCGAACTTGGCTCGGGAAAGATTGA